A single genomic interval of Pyrus communis chromosome 7, drPyrComm1.1, whole genome shotgun sequence harbors:
- the LOC137739997 gene encoding anaphase-promoting complex subunit 5-like has translation MAGIVKPPGAFAVTPHKVSVCILLQIYAPPSQISVPFPFSTVSQHNRLGLFLLSLTKSYDDMFEPKLDELIHQLRGIGGLLNYWLTDHLTSRLSALSSPDDLFNFFSDMRGILGGPEAGVLEDDQVILDPNSNLGMFLRRCILAFNLLSFEGACHLLTSIGMYCKEAIASCPPYESPHLDDSSNDLETPPEYENMELENLVFEKVTEEIEARERAGGRVSFHLHAPKALVGLVEDIEVPGDPEFKHGGNREDCHYAHPTSSTFSDLDPNGGIFLRTNWQIQGFLQEQADALEKQGSSFSLNAFELMLRQLQKLAPELHRVHFLRYLNGLYHDDFFAALENVHRYFDYSSGIEGFDFVPPASGCNSLGRYEIALLCLGMMHFHFGHPKQALEVLTEAVHISQQQSNDTCLAYTLAAICNLLSETGISSTTGILGSSYSPLARIGISLSVQQQLFVLLRGSLKRAENLKLKRLVASNHLAMAKFDLTHVQRPLVSFGPKASMKLRTNPVTVCKELRLSSQLINEFGSETSSMTTDGTFSTSWLKNLQKPMDSQVLSQESGTGSNNAFQFCAQPSSVPASVLQLIGSSYLLRATAWEIYGSSSLARFNALVHATCFPDVSSSSDTALAYLKLIQHLAVYKGYKEAFAALKIAAEKFLSISKSRILLLKLQLLHERALHRGHLKFAQQVCDELGVLASSVNGVDMELKTEASLRKARTLLAANQFSEAAAVAHSLFCMCYKFNMQVENASVLLLLAEIHKKSGNAVLGLPYALASLSFCQSFNLDLLKASATLTLAELWLSLGSSHAKRALSLVHGAFPMILGQGGLELRARAFIVEAKCYLSDPSFSISESSDDVLDPLRQASDELQLLEYHELAAEAFYLMAMVFDKLGRLEDREDAAASFKQHILALENPQHEEDPLINMF, from the exons ATGGCGGGTATTGTCAAACCGCCGGGGGCTTTCGCGGTGACGCCGCACAAAGTCTCCGTCTGCATACTGCTCCAGATCTACGCGCCGCCCTCTCAAATCTCAGTCCCGTTCCCTTTCTCCACCGTCAGCCAGCACAACCGCCTCGGCCTGTTCTTGCTCTCCCTCACTAAG TCTTATGATGATATGTTCGAGCCGAAATTGGATGAACTTATACACCAATTGAGGGGAATTGGGGGATTATTGAACTATTGGTTAACCGATCATCTGACCAGTAGGTTGTCGGCTCTGTCCTCGCCGGATGATTTGTTTAACTTCTTTAGTGATATGCGAG GGATCCTTGGGGGCCCCGAAGcaggtgttttggaagatgaccAAGTTATTCTGGATCCAAATAGCAACTTGGGGATGTTTCTCCGACGTTGCATACTTGCGTTTAATCTTTTATCCTTTGAG GGTGCGTGTCATCTTTTAACAAGTATAGGAATGTACTGTAAAGAAGCCATCGCAAGTTGTCCTCCATATGAGTCACCTCACTTAGATGATTCGAGTAATGATTTAGAAACACCTCCGGAATATGAAAACATGGAACTGGAGAATCTTGTTTTTGAAAAAGTCACCGAAGAAATCGAAGCAAGAGAAAGAGCTGGTGGAAGAGTTTCTTTTCATCTTCATGCACCCAAAGCACTTGTTGGATTGGTTGAAG ATATTGAAGTCCCTGGTGATCCAGAATTCAAACATGGTGGCAATAGAGAAGATTGTCATTATGCACATCCTACAAGCAGTACATTCAGTGATCTTGATCCCAACGGTGGGATATTCCTACGGACAAACTGGCAGATACAGGGATTTCTACAGGAGCAAGCTGATGCCCTTGAAAA GCAGGGGAGCTCTTTCTCTTTAAATGCTTTTGAGCTCATGCTTAGGCAGCTTCAAAAACTGGCACCTGAGCTACATCGT GTTCACTTCTTGCGTTATTTGAATGGTCTGTATCATGATGATTTTTTTGCTGCCTTGGAGAATGTTCACCGCTATTTTGATTACAG TTCAGGGATTGAAGGATTTGATTTCGTTCCTCCTGCATCCGGTTGCAATAGCTTAGGAAGATATGAAATTGCCTTGCTTTGTTTAGGAATGATGCATTTCCATTTTGGGCACCCGAAGCAAGCTTTGGAG GTTTTGACTGAGGCAGTACATATTTCTCAACAG CAAAGTAACGATACATGTCTTGCTTACACCTTAGCGGCTATCTGCAATTTGTTGTCCGAAACTGGCATATCTAGTACAACTGGAATACTGGGCTCATCATATTCACCTTTGGCCAGAATAGGCATTTCACTGTCTGTCCAGCAACAACTATTTGTTCTCTTGAGAGGGTCTCTGAAGAGAGCAGAAAATTTGAAGTTGAAGCGTTTAGTGGCATCCAATCATCTTGCAATggctaaatttgatttaacg CATGTGCAAAGGCCTCTAGTTTCATTTGGACCCAAGGCTTCAATGAAGCTTAGAACAAACCCAGTTACTGTTTGCAAG GAACTTAGATTGAGTTCTCAATTGATTAATGAGTTTGGATCCGAAACTTCTTCAATGACAACTGATGGTACTTTTAGTACTTCATGGCTTAAGAATTTACAGAAGCCAATGGATTCACAAGTCTTGTCTCAAGAAAGTGGAACAGGAAGCAATAATGCTTTCCAGTTCTGTGCACAACCAAGTTCAGTCCCTGCATCTGTGTTGCAGTTAATAGGCTCTTCATACTTACTTCGTGCCACTGCATGGGAAATATATGGCAG CTCTTCTCTTGCCAGATTTAATGCACTTGTTCATGCAACTTGTTTTCCTGATGTCTCAAG TTCATCTGACACAGCATTAGCATATCTGAAGCTCATCCAACATCTAGCCGTTTATAAAGGATACAAAG AGGCTTTTGCTGCTCTTAAAATAGCTGCAGAGAAGTTTTTATCCATCTCAAAATCAAGAATTTTGTTACTGAAACTTCAGCTGCTCCATGAGCGTGCTTTACATAG AGGACATTTGAAGTTTGCCCAACAAGTATGTGATGAGCTTGGAGTCCTGGCATCATCTGTTAATGGCGTGGATATGGAACTGAAGACAGAAGCAAGTCTCAGAAAAGCTCGTACATTGCTTGCCGCAAATCAGTTCAGTGAG GCGGCAGCTGTAGCACACTCCCTCTTTTGCATGTGTTACAAATTCAATATGCAAGTTGAAAATGCCAGTGTGCTTCTTTTGCTAGCTGAAATCCACAAG AAATCAGGTAATGCTGTTTTAGGTCTTCCGTATGCATTGGCAAGCCTCTCGTTTTGCCAGTCGTTTAATCTGGATCTGCTTAAAGCGTCGGCCACACTCACACTAGCTGAGTTGTGGCTCTCACTTGGATCAAGTCATGCAAAAAGGGCCCTGAGCCTTGTACATGGGGCTTTTCCTATGATTCTTGGTCAAGGAGGTTTGGAGCTCCGTGCTCGGGCCTTTATTGTAGAAGCAAAATGCTATCTATCCGATCCAAGCTTTTCCA TTTCTGAAAGCTCCGATGATGTGCTGGATCCGCTGAGACAAGCCTCGGACGAGCTTCAATTGCTAGAG TATCACGAATTGGCGGCCGAAGCTTTCTATTTAATGGCTATGGTGTTCGACAAACTGGGAAGATTAGAGGACAGAGAAGATGCTGCGGCTTCGTTTAAGCAACACATTTTGGCTCTTGAGAATCCGCAACATGAGGAAGATCCTCTTATCAACATGTTTTGA